GTAAGTGCTTGTTTTACTGagaaaacattaaaagatatattatatactgtgCATAATGGAAAAGAAGTGAATGTATTGAGTTGGGAATTCGGTGGATCAAGTACGACTGGGGACAATTATTTATCAACAATTTATAAGATTAAAGTCACTGGTACAGTAGATGGAAAAAAAGTACAAGTTGGTTTGGTGGTTAAAGCTCTACCAAAGAATAAAGGTAGAAGAAAGACATACAGAAGTGCAGAATTTTTTAGCAATgagattctattttatacaaagGTAAAAAGATGATTAGTTCATTCATTCGTAAAATTCATtcatttaagatattttttagataattccaaaattcgagatgtttgtaaaagaaaaaaatcaacCTCAAGCATTATGCATTCCACGTCATTTTGCTTCTGTTATGGATggtgaaaatgattttatagcATTGGAGGATGTCACTTTTTtaggatataaaataattggtAGACAAAATTCTCTAGATGAAGAGCAattcaaaatgattttaaaaagtatagcAAGATTTCATGCAATTTCTCTTGCATTTAAAGATCAAAATCCACATGAATTTAAGGAAGTTGTAGAGTATTTGCATGAAACATACTATAGTAATGAACATTGGAATTGGTACAAGAGATTCCATGTAAGGTTAttaatcttgtaattttcaatgtttaacTTTGCAGAATATTatgatgttaattaattattttcaggaGAAGATAGTAGACATTACTAAAAATGCCTTAGCTATAGAATATCCTGATAGTGAAGCGGAAAAAAGATTGAAGTCTTATAAAGCTCAGGACTTATTTCAAAAAGCAATTGAATTATGCAATCGTAAATATCATTCAACATCTGTTGTCAGTCAAGGTGATTCATGGATCCCAAATTATATGATCCGGAAAATAACTGAACATGAAGCTTTAATACTTGATTTCCAATTGGCAAGATGTGCCAGCCCAATCTTAGATCTCTCAACTACTTTTTATTCTTGCACTGATAAAGCACTTTGGGATGAAAAATTTGacatattattacaattttattacaacgAACTATTCAATACCATCACCTTACTTGGATCTGATCCTAGAAACATATATTCATGGGACATGTTTATGAATGAGGTAAATTGTGTTCATATTTCTCAGTAAATGTGACAATTTTCAGTAATAACacataaatcaattaattatagGTAAAAGAACAATTTGTATTTGGTATGATATTTGCAATGGAAATAATTCCAATGGCTTTACTGGATGAGTCTGAAGTATTTGACTTAGATCTTATAAAAGATGACAATGGAATAGATATAGCTGATGTATGGACATTATCATACATTAAAACAAAAGATGGCAGGCTTAAACTGGCAAATATCGTTGTACATGCTGTTGAAAAAGGATTTTTCTAAATCATACAaacaagtatattttatacataatgtttattaaatgtgtagcattaaataaaatatagacaatctgtatttgtataatttcaattataacaACACagtttaagtaaaatatagtTTGTATAAGAGTAGATATAGATATTCATTATTCattcttttatgaataatgagtgttttaaaattcttttcttatcatttatttaggttaagaaattaagaaagttttataaggtcgtttcattttcatttataaaagaacATCTATTGccagaaaatataattcacaACTATGAGTATATCTatgaatgaatatttcatgttagaatttcataaaagcaagcaattttatatgaaagaatattagaaattcaTGATGTATATTTTGATTGTTAAATAGCATCACATTTaggaaaagtatttttacataaactGTAAATTTGTGTGACAAAATAATCAGCGTACCTTACgccgattatttttataaattttgatgcTGAacattatttgttaaaacattacTGGCATCAAAAACAGTAGTATCCTCATCATCTTCCTCATCTAATGGCAAAGGTCGCATCTCAACATCTTGTCTATGTGCAAGAACACCATATTTTCGGACCATCTGGGCACGTGTTTTATTTAACCTATGAAATAacatacgaagaaaatatttaatcaaaaattaaGTCGTCAACTTAGGCTGAAAACAGTAACTACTGATTCCAAAGCATCTAAGATTTAATGATCAAAAGAGAAATTCAATCTCATAATAAATGCTATATACCTAAAGCTACGGAACACGATATAGGCCAAGACAAGAACACTTAGCCCCACAAACACAAAAAAACCACGCTTCAGAGCTCCAGCATTTAAAGAAGTTGCATGTCCTTCACCCACATGCTGTTGAAAATTCACATTATTAATGATTTAGTAGTAGagcttttgtaattatttttttaaatgtctaGGTACATGAAATCAAACCCATTTTGGTTAGATATActgcaaaatttaaaagacaGTGATAGAAACTAAAAGAAACATCACTCCAAGGAAATGTTCATATGTTTGTTGtgcgataaatttcaaacactAACCTCTTTCCTTGTTTCTGTAATATGTGCAGTTTTATTACCATCTGACTGTTTTGAGGTTATATTATTCACAGTTTTGTTAACCTCGAGAATCGGTGTGCTACCAGGTAAGACTGCATTTTGTTGAtgtttttcttcatttacaGAAGTCTGTGCGTTATTGTTTTTCAGAGTTGCAAAATCTTTATCTAGCGACGTTGATTCAGGTACAGCCCTGTTTATCCTAAAACTTCCATCGCATACTGCGCTCCGTTCTAATAGGAAGAtcaacagaaatataaaaacttttatCATCTGGATCTTTGAGCGTGTCATTGTTCCGTGTCAtttgtaaaaacaaaattctaagAAGGAAAACAGCGCAGCACTATACGTTGACGTTTAATCACGGGTTCCATGTTGACCCGGCTTATAATACTAACGTTTCAACTCTCGTTTTAACTTCAATCGCTGTTTCGCGGTACACTCGTATATGTGCCGGTGATTATAAAAGTGGCCTaagtcatttttttttatacatttcgaGATACATATTTAAAGTTTTGCGCTTGACGCAtgaattgaattttgtttaacgACACAACGATCGACTCAATTCAACTGTACTTCGCAAAGATGGTTTCAAATTATTGTTACGTAAATAAACGCATCGCAAAATAAGTGATAAACTCattttttttagattcttGACTTAGGTCACTTTCATAATCATCGGCACATATGCcaaacatacatacatatattatattactatgGACAGTATTCCGGCGAGATGATTTAAATACAGATTACAGAGCATCACGACACATATTTATACGAACATATACAGAGATTTACGGAAGTATTCGAACAcctatagaatttttttacgaatatattatgcatattctacaaaactttttgaaatttcgtcaacactgtaatgagacacaactattattattataataataaaatttgaaaccaattcgaaaatgtatgtaggaattacaaaaaatttattgaaaatatacacTTAATAAACAACTGTAGTATATAGCATGAATAATAATCTTAAATGTACAGTTAGTACTAGAAATGGTCTCACTAAATATTGTGGcttattgatataataaataattgactatccaaatgttttaataatatttgcgaaatgtatatctaataaatatcttgtaatttctatattacatttttagatctacttcaaatttttccaatacaATCACGATATTCGTGTCGCGTTACAATACTTATGAGattccaaaatatttattatatttaatataatatatgcatgaaaatttcttagaaGTATCCGAATACTTTTGTGAATTATTGTATGtttatttaagtttattttccGTTCTATTCGAAAGAAGCttcttgatattttcaatattcgttCGAAATCGAATTATTTGAATCGACATAAAAAAAGAccggaagaaataaatttattataccagaaagaaaatttcctcTCTGATTATACcagtttatataaaatctacTTTTAGTACAAGTAAAGATACGTTAAAGTCTACTAACTAATATTGTAAGTTCTACTTCTGGTAccaaaatttttctaaaattataatttttaaattgcagTATATTCTATacagttatatttatttataatattattattttgtttataatgctacagtttacatttttaataccaTATAGTATCGTTAATGTAATCGATAAGAACTGtcatcaaatataatataaggcAGCGTGCAATTTTAACGTTAGTTATCTCTATCCAACttatacaaattacatatttttcatttcattgatAACTAGTGTAATTAACCTGAAAtgtgtataatttttctttaaaaatgtatatgaaaacgtaaattttattcatataaactgtacaaaaaaatcattacaaaataatttgtacttttcattcgaattcccaaaaatgtaaatctataaaatttaattttaaattatttatatagaacttctctgaaaaattaaaaattgtttatgtgGGCCACTCTGATCTAGTAAaagatgttaaataaaaagttatctGTAACATGGAACCAGGCTTTATGTATAATGTCAAATGACTGTGTGTCAAACACAAACATCACACATCACGAAAAGAGTACACAG
The DNA window shown above is from Bombus pyrosoma isolate SC7728 linkage group LG7, ASM1482585v1, whole genome shotgun sequence and carries:
- the LOC122569245 gene encoding uncharacterized protein LOC122569245, coding for MANINKDHAKLKEVSACFTEKTLKDILYTVHNGKEVNVLSWEFGGSSTTGDNYLSTIYKIKVTGTVDGKKVQVGLVVKALPKNKGRRKTYRSAEFFSNEILFYTKIIPKFEMFVKEKNQPQALCIPRHFASVMDGENDFIALEDVTFLGYKIIGRQNSLDEEQFKMILKSIARFHAISLAFKDQNPHEFKEVVEYLHETYYSNEHWNWYKRFHEKIVDITKNALAIEYPDSEAEKRLKSYKAQDLFQKAIELCNRKYHSTSVVSQGDSWIPNYMIRKITEHEALILDFQLARCASPILDLSTTFYSCTDKALWDEKFDILLQFYYNELFNTITLLGSDPRNIYSWDMFMNEVKEQFVFGMIFAMEIIPMALLDESEVFDLDLIKDDNGIDIADVWTLSYIKTKDGRLKLANIVVHAVEKGFF
- the LOC122569248 gene encoding uncharacterized protein LOC122569248, whose translation is MTRSKIQMIKVFIFLLIFLLERSAVCDGSFRINRAVPESTSLDKDFATLKNNNAQTSVNEEKHQQNAVLPGSTPILEVNKTVNNITSKQSDGNKTAHITETRKEHVGEGHATSLNAGALKRGFFVFVGLSVLVLAYIVFRSFRLNKTRAQMVRKYGVLAHRQDVEMRPLPLDEEDDEDTTVFDASNVLTNNVQHQNL